One window from the genome of Penaeus monodon isolate SGIC_2016 chromosome 4, NSTDA_Pmon_1, whole genome shotgun sequence encodes:
- the LOC119571063 gene encoding uncharacterized protein LOC119571063, with amino-acid sequence MMQVSTMYAQSLERQLVSRRSQLIHNLSRSSCGQSDPMRQAADAPTLDPLPPLPPPAAKGETEVDPKECTDRLCRLPSQCRGGHILGSPRRQTSAAAAASRLTQSTGNLAVHSDLSLMKKKDGDLAAAGSPHHSPVLDKKAAKKAKEKQEKEAKKSPSNFMLLTPWFTRQNCEKLLTQVRSGDILEFNIKLHHHWGIAVLPKNKKPSLTTLEMAHLLRDKDGRQRVVRQALKDYWHEGVTARINNSRDVHKPPLPAGEVTSAALKLIVQPYRVWQNSEQMVVSCRYGDGQRARQLSDAARWGSLSRCVGLWLTLTSSTQSSPAGSPGPLRKRTVSVNF; translated from the exons ATGATGCAAGTGAGCACAATGTACGCGCAATCTCTCGAACGGCAGCTGGTGTCGCGGCGCTCGCAGCTCATCCACAACCTCTCCCGCTCCAGCTGCGGTCAGTCGGACCCGATGCGACAGGCAGCCGACGCCCCGACGCTGGACCCGCTGCCGCCCCTGCCGCCTCCCGCGGCCAAGGGCGAGACCGAAGTGGACCCCAAGGAGTGCACGGACCGCCTGTGCCGCCTGCCGTCGCAGTGCCGCGGGGGGCACATCCTGGGCTCGCCGCGAAGGCAGACctcggccgccgccgccgcctcgcgcCTCACGCAGTCCACGGGCAACCTGGCCGTGCACTCCGACCTGAGCCTCATGAAGAAGAAGGACGGCGACCTGGCCGCCGCCGGGTCGCCGCACCACTCGCCCGTGCTCGACAAGAAGGCCGCCAAGAAGGccaaggagaagcaggagaaggaggccAAGAAGTCGCCCTCCAACTTCATGCTGCTCACGCCGTGGTTCACCAGGCAGAACTGCGAGAAGCTCCTGACGCAGGTGCGCTCCGGGGACATCCTCGAGTTCAACATCAAGCTGCACCACCACTGGGGCATCGCCGTGCTGCCCAAGAACAAAA AGCCGAGCCTGACCACCTTGGAGATGGCGCACCTCCTTCGGGATAAGGACGGGCGCCAGAGGGTCGTCCGCCAGGCCCTGAAGGACTACTGGCACGAGGGCGTCACCGCCAGGATCAACAACTCCAGGGACGTCCACAAGCCTCCTCTGCCCGCCGGGGAAGTGACGTCGGCGGCACTCAAG TTGATCGTGCAACCGTACCGGGTGTGGCAGAACTCCGAACAGATGGTCGTCTCGTGTCGTTATGGCGACGGGCAGCGAGCGAGGCAGCTCAGCGATGCAGCCAG ATGGGGTTCGCTGAGTCGGTGCGTGGGGCTGTGGCTGACGCTCACCTCCTCGACGCAGAGCAGTCCTGCGGGCTCGCCAGGCCCCCTCAGGAAGAGAACCGTGTCTGTCAACTTCTAA